A window from Ignavibacteriota bacterium encodes these proteins:
- a CDS encoding glycosyltransferase → MKILRVINSLEIGGAERSIASNTLLHAKNGLDIEVLLLNGTNTFFLKELRDNGIKVAYLMKDKNIYNPFLVFKICKIINKYDIVHGHLFPTLYWLALAKFIIRSKTKLVYTEHSTYNRRRDNYLFKRLDKFIYKQYDLVITISNAANEKLREYLGNNFNTIVINNGVDLSKLVNESMMKREDLIEKIGHLKVILQISAFRKEKDQDTLIKALSYLPNDFCVVFVGDGERKIICEQYTKKLGLSDRVFFLGIQDHIGAIISLANVVVMSSHWEGFGRAAVEGMALGKPVISTNVPGLSEVVLDAGLLFAVGDYKELAELILNLITNQQYYSEISSKCLKRAEKYNIEIMVQKYETVYKNLLNNKL, encoded by the coding sequence ATGAAAATTCTTAGAGTAATCAATTCACTTGAAATTGGTGGAGCTGAAAGATCAATAGCTAGTAATACATTATTACATGCAAAGAACGGGCTTGACATTGAAGTCTTATTATTGAATGGCACTAATACTTTTTTTTTAAAGGAATTAAGAGATAATGGAATTAAAGTTGCATATTTGATGAAAGATAAAAATATTTATAATCCATTTTTAGTTTTTAAAATATGTAAAATTATAAATAAATATGATATTGTGCATGGTCATTTGTTCCCAACACTTTATTGGTTGGCACTCGCAAAATTTATCATAAGGTCTAAAACAAAATTGGTGTATACCGAACATTCAACTTATAATAGACGAAGAGATAATTATTTATTTAAAAGATTAGATAAATTTATTTATAAACAATATGATTTGGTTATAACAATTTCTAATGCAGCAAATGAAAAATTAAGAGAATATTTAGGGAATAATTTTAATACTATTGTCATTAATAATGGTGTTGATCTATCAAAACTTGTAAATGAATCAATGATGAAAAGAGAAGACCTTATAGAGAAAATTGGGCACCTAAAAGTAATTCTACAAATTTCTGCTTTTAGAAAAGAAAAAGATCAGGATACATTAATTAAAGCTTTATCTTATTTGCCGAACGATTTTTGTGTAGTTTTTGTGGGTGATGGTGAGAGAAAAATAATTTGTGAACAGTATACTAAGAAACTGGGGCTTTCTGATAGAGTATTTTTTTTAGGCATTCAAGATCATATTGGAGCTATAATAAGTTTAGCTAATGTAGTTGTTATGTCAAGTCATTGGGAAGGTTTTGGAAGAGCTGCTGTAGAGGGCATGGCATTAGGGAAACCTGTTATTAGTACAAATGTACCTGGTTTAAGTGAAGTTGTTTTAGATGCTGGATTATTATTTGCTGTTGGTGATTATAAAGAATTAGCAGAACTGATATTAAATTTAATTACTAATCAACAATACTATTCTGAAATATCTTCAAAATGTTTAAAAAGAGCAGAAAAATATAATATTGAAATTATGGTTCAAAAGTATGAAACTGTATATAAAAATTTGTTGAATAATAAATTATAA
- a CDS encoding acyltransferase gives MLKLFLYVFKKNNKILRKILRFIYTSYARFKSIECGKDLTVNYKSTFSGNIYFGNNCNFNGMTVIGGGTVRFGNNFHSGNSCSIITQNHNYDNGDAIPYDDTLILKTIVIGDNVWFGNNIIVTGNITIGEGVIAAAGSVIVKSIPDFAIVGGNPAKIIKYRNIDHYIKLKKAKKFC, from the coding sequence ATGTTAAAGTTATTTTTATATGTATTCAAAAAAAATAATAAAATCTTACGAAAAATCTTAAGATTTATTTACACTAGTTATGCAAGATTTAAATCAATTGAATGTGGCAAAGACCTTACTGTTAATTATAAATCTACATTTAGCGGGAATATTTATTTTGGTAATAATTGTAACTTCAATGGAATGACTGTAATTGGTGGCGGTACTGTAAGATTTGGAAATAATTTTCATTCAGGAAATTCATGTTCAATTATTACTCAAAATCATAATTATGATAATGGAGATGCAATACCGTATGATGATACATTAATTCTTAAAACGATTGTTATTGGAGACAATGTGTGGTTTGGAAACAATATTATTGTTACTGGAAATATTACTATTGGTGAAGGTGTAATAGCTGCTGCTGGTTCAGTAATAGTTAAAAGTATTCCGGATTTTGCAATTGTTGGCGGTAATCCTGCTAAAATTATTAAATACCGAAATATTGATCATTATATTAAATTAAAAAAAGCGAAAAAGTTTTGCTAA